A window of Candidatus Poribacteria bacterium genomic DNA:
GCATCACTGCGGATAGAGGGATCATCCCTACCTTTCCCGGCATCCATGATACTGCCGATATGTCCGAATGGGAATCGCCTTTTCCAATTGATTATGCTATCATTCGCGACAAGGACGAGGCGTATTGGGATGAATACGGTGCGACACCGAAAGCGTTTATCTCGTTGGAGACCGGTAAACAATTGTGGCAGAACCGATTCGGCGACCTCACGACTCTTCGGATGACCGCTGCACCGGACACAGACATTCATAAAACACGCACCCTTTTTGAAACCGAGTTCCTCAAAGAAATTCAGCCAGAGGCGGTTGGATTTCAATTTTTATCGCTTCAGGCAGATGGGCTTCAAGCCTCCGCAGGAGCAACAGATTTTGGGATGCTCTTTGGCAGCCTGAGTGCTTTTATCATTATCGCTGTTGCCTTGTTGGTAGGGATGCTTTTCCGTATCGGTGTAGAGCAGAGATCGCGTGAAATCGGTATCTTACAAGCCATTGGTTACCCGCTTGTCAAGGTCCGCCGCCGTTTTCTTTATGAGGGAGGCATCATCGCTGGTATCGGTAGTCTGATAGGGTGTCTGCTCGCTGTGGGCTACGCACAACTGATGATATTTGGGCTGCAGACGTGGTGGCTGCCTGCCATCGGCACGCCATTTATGGAACTTCACGCCAGCCCATGGAGCCTACTGAGCGGTGTGCTTATCTCGCTGGCTGTTGTGATGATTTCCATCCGACTGACTGTCCACAAATTAGGGAGAGCATCGGCTGTGTCACTCCTCGCCGGTGGAACCGATTTTGTTGACGCGACAACAGGTAAACCCAAAATTCGGAAAAAGGGATATCTTCCATTCCTGCTCGCTTTGATGGGGGGAATAGGCGTGGGCATACTGGTGGGGCATCCTATCGTTCGTTTACTGGGTGTGGCACTCGTTGTTATTGGTGTAGGATGGGAGCTATTTGATAGATGGTTAAAATCACAGACTGTGCCTAAACAACTGAGCAGGGCGCGGTTTGCTATCAGAAACGCGGCACGGCAGCCCGGACGGAGTACAACCTGCGTTACGACAATCAGTATCGCGTGCTGCATCATCGTTGCAGTGGGTGCGAATCGACACGATGCACCGCCAAAAACGGAATACGCCTTTGTTGCTGAGTCGGCACTTCCATTGCATCACAGCCTCAATACACCGGACGGCAGGTTTGAACTCGGTTTCTCCGAGCGTGCCTCCGAGCTGCTAAGTGCGTCAGAGATAATTCCGTTTCGCGTGCTGCCCGGTGAAGATGTGAGCTGCCTCAACCTTTATCAGCCTCAGAAACCTCAGATTTTAGGTGCTTCTGAGGCTATATTGACCGAATATCCTTGGAATCAAATAAAAGTTGTTCAACCTGAAGGCGGTAGAGCGCGCGCTATTGGTGATGCAAAGTCGCTTCGTTGGATTTTACACCATGACCCAGATGAGGATTTCCTGGTCCAAGATGAGTTTGGCAAAACCCTCCGTCTTGAACTTGAGACAGTTGAAAACAGCCTTTTCCAAAGCCAATTGATTATCTCTGAGTCAAATTTCATGAAATACTTTCCGAGCCAAAGCGGTTACCAGTTTTTCCTCATCAAAACGCCGCCCGCGCTGCGGGAGGAAACCGCACAGATTTTGGAGAAAACATTGGGCGATTACGGTTTCGACCTTACGTCAGCAGCGGCGCGGTTGGCAAGCTATCGAGCGGTTGAAAATACCTATATCTCCACTTTCCAGAGCCTCGGCGGTTTAGGCGTGCTACTCGGTACCTTCGGATTGGCACTGGTTTTCTTTAGAAATATCATTGAGCGTCGCAGAGAATTGGCGACCCTACGCGCCTTCGGTTTCCAACGGCGACTCCTGTCTCGGATGCTCTTTATTGAAAGCTGCTTTCTTCTCGGCATAGGAATGTTCATCGGAATTGTCGCTGGGCTTGCTTCAATTCTCGCCTCGCAGGGACATCTCCCTTCCTTTCCGTGGTTTTCCCTCACAATTACCTTGCTTTTCATCTTCGGTTTTGGTATAATTGCAAATGCTGTTGCTGTTGCCGTGGCACTCCGAAGTCCACTCTTGTCAACGCTTAAATCGGAATAAAGCCTTTGTATACAAGGCTTTTCGTGCAGATGAACTCTTCAAGTCCGTTTCTTTAAAGTTTTAGCAGGTGGGTTTCCAATCAGGTCAGTTTTGGGGAACACGCTATGTATCCTGTTACATTCAGAACTACGTCTCGCATTCTTTGTGCAGCTATACTCGTTTTCTGTTTTCTGATGCAGAGTGGGTGTTCCAGCGATTCCGATCCGAATACGCCAAGCGCGCTGGATCATACGGAACGCGGATGGCACTTCTATGAGGCAGGTGACTACCCGCAAGCGTTGCTCAATTTTGAACGGGCAATCAATTTCGATGCAGAACTTGCCGATGCGCATAACGGGGTCGGATGGAGCCATCTCAGTCTATCCTTGAATCCGCCGTTGGCACAGGAAGCGTTCCAAAACGCTGTCCAACTCGACGCGTTAAATGCGGATGCGTGGGTTGGGCTTGCGAACCTCCTCTATTTACGGAATAAAGATGCTACTGATTTCAGGTCGGCTATCCGAGCGGTTGATAATGCCTTACAGGGGGACCCACAATATCTCTTTCGGCACGACTATTACTCCAATGCCGAGCTCTACGCGCTTAAAGCGGCGTGTTACTATTATCTTGGCGAGAGTCAGTCGGCACAGCAGGAGGCTAACAAAGCACTCCAAATTGATACGACAAACAGGACTGCCATTGTCCTACAAAACTTACTGAAAGAGGAATAATATCTAAATTGCTTGTTTGAGAGGGCGAGGATATAATCCTCGCCAGCGGTGGTGGCAAAGCATCCAATTGGGTTGGAAAGTTGAAAGTTTGGAAGACAGCGGAACGGCATTTCTTCCAGCCTTCCTCTTCCACACTTCCTCAGAACATAAAATTTATTTTTTAATATTGCTTAGGAGAACGAAATATGTCTCAAAATGTTATCACATCTACACAGTTAACCAACTTAACCCCTGCCCACAGTGGTAAGGTGCGCGATCTCTACGACCTCGGAGACGAACTCCTGATTATATCCACAGATCGGATTTCCGCCTTTGATGTCGTTTTACCGAACGGCATACCCGATAAAGGCAGAGTTTTAACCGGTCTGTCCAAATTCTGGTTCAACTACACGGAATCTGTCTGTAAGAACCACCTCATTGCGACTAATGTTGAAGATTACCCCGATACGTTACACCCTGACGCGGAACTCTTAGAAGGACGCTCTATGCTCGTCCGTAAAGCGAATCGGGTTGATATTGAATGCGTGGTGCGCGGTTATCTCGCTGGGTCCGGCTGGTCCTCATATCAGAAGACAGGCGAGATCTGCGGACAGAAACTCCCAGATGGACTACAGGAATCTGATCGACTGCCCGAACTCCTATTTACACCCACAACTAAAGCCGAACATGGCGAGCATGACGAACCAATCTCTATTGAAGATATGAAGAACGAAGTCGGTAGCGAACTTACGGATCGCTTGATTGATGCGAGTTTCGCGCTCTTTAGAAGTGCCAGTCAGCACGCGGAAAGTACCGGTATTATCCTTTGTGATACTAAGTTTGAGTTTGGGGAGCTCAATGGCGACCTGATTCTCATCGACGAAGTGTTTACGCCGGACTCATCCCGCTTCTGGCCCGCCGAGCTTTACGAACCGGGTAAACCGCAGCAGAGTTTCGATAAACAGTTCGTCCGGGATTATCTCTCCGAAATCGGTTGGAACAAAGAACCCCCCGCACCTGAGTTGCCAGAGACGGTCATCTCCAAAACGAGCGAGAAGTATCGCGAGGCGTATCGTCTCATCGTCGGCGAAGAGCTGTAGCGTCGGACTTCTGTTGGACAGAGGAGATGAGAGATGGCAAGTCCACTTGACGGCATAAAGGTTTTGGATCTCACGCGGGTACTCGCGGGGCCTTACACGACGATGCTTCTTGGTGATCTTGGAGCAGAGGTCATCAAGATTGAGCAGCCCGGCACAGGGGACGAATCTCGCAATTTTGGTCCCTTTAAAAACGGGTTCAGCCTCTACTTCATGAGTGTGAATCGTGGAAAACGGAGTGTGACGCTCAACCTTAAAACCGAACGTGGACAGGCAATCTTCAAGCAGTTGTTGAAACAGACTGACATTCTCGTCGAGAATTTCCGTCCGGGAACAATGAAAAATTTGGGCTTGGATTACGAGACACTGAAAGCCGACCACCCATCGCTCATTTATGCAGCGTGCTCCGGCTTCGGACAGACCGGTCCGTATGCACAGCAAGGGGCGTACGACATGATTATCCAAGGCATGGGCGGTATCATCAGCATTACGGGTGAACCGGAAGGACCGCCCGTGCGTGTCGGCACGTCTATCAGTGACATCACCGCTGCCCTCTTCACGACGATTGGTATCCTCTCCGCCCTGCATCATCGCAATCAAACAGGCAAGGGACAGTTTGTTGATGTAGCGATGTTAGACAGTCTCGTTGCTGTTTTGGAAAACGCTGTTGTCCGTTATTTCGCCACTGGTGAGGCACCCAAACCGCTCGGTGCCAGACACCCGGCGATTACACCGTTTGAGGCGTTCGCGTCCGCGGATGGATACGTAATTATCGCACTCGGAAACGATGTGCTTTGGTCTAAGTTCTGTGAACATGTGGACCGGAAGGAACTCATCTCAGATGAACGGTTCCAAACGAACGCAGATCGAACAGAAAATCATAGTGAACTGTTTCCGATTCTCTCGGAGATCATGTCTCAACGGACGACCGACGATTGGATTGACGCACTCGGAAACATCGGTGTGCCGTGTGGTCCCATCAATACAATGGATAAGGTCGTCAGTCATCCACAGGTGCAAGCGCGAGAGATGATTACACGCGTCGCACACCAGATTACGGGAGAAGTGGAGGTGCCGGGGGTGCCGATTAAACTTTCGGAAACGCCCGGAAATGTGGACGCACCTGCCCCCAGTCTCGGTGAACATACAACCGAGATTCTAACCGATGTATTGAAAATGTCTCCAGACGAAGTAGCAAAGTTAAAACAGGATGGTGTTATATAAGTGAACGACACCATCCGGTAGACGCGCTTTACGGACCACTGATAACTGATTGCTGATAGCCGACTGCTGACGGCTGATGGCTAATCCTCAAAGGAGTTTGCATGTCAAACAAAACCGCAGAAGTGTTACATGGAACAGCTGCTCTGACGTTAGAGGGTGATCTTGCTGCACAAATGGTCGAGGCTCTTGACGGTTACGTTACCGACGCGGTGGCGCGTTCCGTTGAAAAACGGGAAACCTTGTGGCATCGCGATTATAGTTCTCACGAGGCGTATACTGAATCTGTCGAACCGAACCGCGCACGGTTTAGGAAACAGATTGGGTGTCTCGATCCGCGTCTGCCAATCGAGGACCTCGCTTATGTGGCTACAACAACATCCGCCGCGCAGATTACAGAAGATGAGAATTACACCGTATCTCGCGTGCGTTGGCAGGTTTTCGATGAGGTAGAAGGTGAGGGGCTTTTGTTGGAACCGATGCACAACGCCCCTATTGTTGCTCAAGTCGTTGCTTTGCCCGATGCTGATTGGACACCGGAGATGATAGCCGGTGTAACGGATGAATTGCCACCGAGTGCCCAGTTTGCGAGACGTTTGGCAAGAGCAGGATGTCGCGTCGTTGTTCCGCTCCTTATTAACCGCGAGGATACCTATTCCGGCAATTCAACCATCGGTAGAATGACGAACCAACCACATCGCGAATTCATCTATCGGATGGCGTATCAACTTGGAAGGCATATCATCGGGTATGAGGTGCAGAAGGTATTGTCGTTGGTGGACTGGATGGCTTCTACTGACGCACCAATAGGTGTTATCGGCTACGGTGAAGGTGGATTGATCGCGCTCCATAGTGCAGCGGTTGATACACGAATTCAAGCGGCAGCTGTCAGTGGATATTTCCAATCGCGGCAAGAGGTCTGGCGAGAACCGATCTACCGAAACGTTTGGGGGCAGTTACACGAGTTTGGCGATGCTGAAATTGCGAGCCTTATTGCGCCACGGCCGTTGGTTATAGAGGCAAGCATTGGACCTGAAGTTGCCGGTCCGCCACCGGTTGGTAATGGACGCGGCGGCGCGGCACCCGGGCAACTCGTGTCACCACCCGCCGATTCCGTTGAGGCAGAATTCAGTCGCGCACACGATTTTTATTGTCAGCTCGGCAGTGAAGATGCCTTGCGCCTCGTCTCTTCTGTAGATGGATCCCCGGGTTCTGAAGAAACTTTAACCGCTTTTCTTACGGGACTCGGTGTTGAGAATGCGCGCATTGACAGCTACCATTTGCTTTCTTCTCCCAGCGTTGACGATTTTGATTACGAGGCGAGGCAGAAGCGGCAGTTTACACAGTTGGTTAATTTGAGCCAACGTTTCTTGCGGGAAGCAGCATCGCGGCGACAACAATTTTTTTGGGAGAAAACCGATACCTCTTCGCTCGCAGAATGGGAGGAGACGTGTACCGATGCTAAAGCCTATTTCTGGGGCGAAGTCATCGGCAGGTGTCCAGCACCCGATGTGCCTGCTAATCCGAGAACGAGGCTCATTTATGACGAACCCCGCTGGAAAGGTTATGAGGTCGTCCTTGATGTGTGGGACGGTGTTTTCGCCTACGGTATCTTGTTGCTTCCAAACGATCTTCAGCCGGGTG
This region includes:
- a CDS encoding CaiB/BaiF CoA-transferase family protein — encoded protein: MASPLDGIKVLDLTRVLAGPYTTMLLGDLGAEVIKIEQPGTGDESRNFGPFKNGFSLYFMSVNRGKRSVTLNLKTERGQAIFKQLLKQTDILVENFRPGTMKNLGLDYETLKADHPSLIYAACSGFGQTGPYAQQGAYDMIIQGMGGIISITGEPEGPPVRVGTSISDITAALFTTIGILSALHHRNQTGKGQFVDVAMLDSLVAVLENAVVRYFATGEAPKPLGARHPAITPFEAFASADGYVIIALGNDVLWSKFCEHVDRKELISDERFQTNADRTENHSELFPILSEIMSQRTTDDWIDALGNIGVPCGPINTMDKVVSHPQVQAREMITRVAHQITGEVEVPGVPIKLSETPGNVDAPAPSLGEHTTEILTDVLKMSPDEVAKLKQDGVI
- a CDS encoding prolyl oligopeptidase family serine peptidase → MSNKTAEVLHGTAALTLEGDLAAQMVEALDGYVTDAVARSVEKRETLWHRDYSSHEAYTESVEPNRARFRKQIGCLDPRLPIEDLAYVATTTSAAQITEDENYTVSRVRWQVFDEVEGEGLLLEPMHNAPIVAQVVALPDADWTPEMIAGVTDELPPSAQFARRLARAGCRVVVPLLINREDTYSGNSTIGRMTNQPHREFIYRMAYQLGRHIIGYEVQKVLSLVDWMASTDAPIGVIGYGEGGLIALHSAAVDTRIQAAAVSGYFQSRQEVWREPIYRNVWGQLHEFGDAEIASLIAPRPLVIEASIGPEVAGPPPVGNGRGGAAPGQLVSPPADSVEAEFSRAHDFYCQLGSEDALRLVSSVDGSPGSEETLTAFLTGLGVENARIDSYHLLSSPSVDDFDYEARQKRQFTQLVNLSQRFLREAASRRQQFFWEKTDTSSLAEWEETCTDAKAYFWGEVIGRCPAPDVPANPRTRLIYDEPRWKGYEVVLDVWDGVFAYGILLLPNDLQPGEQRPVVVCQHGLEGRPQDTADPRIESVYYSYAASLADRGFITYAPQNPYIGQDAFRVIQRKANPIKWSLFSLIIRQHERTLDWLAEQPFVDADRIGFYGLSYGGKTAMRVPAVLERYACSICSADFNEWIVKNATFDSGYSYMFTGEYEMPEFDLGNTFNYGEMAGLIAPRPFMVERGHDDGVAPDEWVAHEFAVVRRLYVRLGIADRTEIEFFDGGHQINSDRTFRFLHRHLDWPEPSSSV
- a CDS encoding FtsX-like permease family protein, which translates into the protein MRRFFGRSFKYFWQIHLTVALCTAVATGVLAGALIVGDSVRGSLRSLTTERLGTIQHALLADHFFQPDLLDRQDKVPAVLLNGTIVAPQTQTRASKVNILGVTESFFTFWDAKTAPNLNKAAGQPFNAIVINEALQSELNVQVGDTLLVNIPQIADIHPEFILGERDASEAIQSLRLIVSDTVPSENVGRFSLRAHQNLPLNAFIALPVLQKALGQEGKINALFTKEMTPISPDDLALTLEALELNIQEHETHFDLQSQEYLLKPILSETALTVAARHRIPIFPTLTYLANTISANGRTVPYSTIVALPIDKGTFAELLSKHTTESDRLAYNLEAQRTQTKPNEIVLNAWTAADLGVKVGDRINITYYRVGIDEEYITETASFLLKAIVPIEGITADRGIIPTFPGIHDTADMSEWESPFPIDYAIIRDKDEAYWDEYGATPKAFISLETGKQLWQNRFGDLTTLRMTAAPDTDIHKTRTLFETEFLKEIQPEAVGFQFLSLQADGLQASAGATDFGMLFGSLSAFIIIAVALLVGMLFRIGVEQRSREIGILQAIGYPLVKVRRRFLYEGGIIAGIGSLIGCLLAVGYAQLMIFGLQTWWLPAIGTPFMELHASPWSLLSGVLISLAVVMISIRLTVHKLGRASAVSLLAGGTDFVDATTGKPKIRKKGYLPFLLALMGGIGVGILVGHPIVRLLGVALVVIGVGWELFDRWLKSQTVPKQLSRARFAIRNAARQPGRSTTCVTTISIACCIIVAVGANRHDAPPKTEYAFVAESALPLHHSLNTPDGRFELGFSERASELLSASEIIPFRVLPGEDVSCLNLYQPQKPQILGASEAILTEYPWNQIKVVQPEGGRARAIGDAKSLRWILHHDPDEDFLVQDEFGKTLRLELETVENSLFQSQLIISESNFMKYFPSQSGYQFFLIKTPPALREETAQILEKTLGDYGFDLTSAAARLASYRAVENTYISTFQSLGGLGVLLGTFGLALVFFRNIIERRRELATLRAFGFQRRLLSRMLFIESCFLLGIGMFIGIVAGLASILASQGHLPSFPWFSLTITLLFIFGFGIIANAVAVAVALRSPLLSTLKSE
- a CDS encoding phosphoribosylaminoimidazolesuccinocarboxamide synthase encodes the protein MSQNVITSTQLTNLTPAHSGKVRDLYDLGDELLIISTDRISAFDVVLPNGIPDKGRVLTGLSKFWFNYTESVCKNHLIATNVEDYPDTLHPDAELLEGRSMLVRKANRVDIECVVRGYLAGSGWSSYQKTGEICGQKLPDGLQESDRLPELLFTPTTKAEHGEHDEPISIEDMKNEVGSELTDRLIDASFALFRSASQHAESTGIILCDTKFEFGELNGDLILIDEVFTPDSSRFWPAELYEPGKPQQSFDKQFVRDYLSEIGWNKEPPAPELPETVISKTSEKYREAYRLIVGEEL